The following are from one region of the Pelagibius sp. CAU 1746 genome:
- a CDS encoding SDR family oxidoreductase, producing the protein MAKTALVTGASSGVGKAAALALAKAGYKVAICARREEALRETAAEASDQGAGAMLVITCDVSDPDSVVAMFAKIDGEFGRLDVIFNNAGTNVPATNFGDLEWSAWKKVIDVNLNGMFLCASAAFKLMQRQQPQGGRIINNGSISAHVPRPGSAPYTSSKHAITGLTRSISLDGRPYDIACGQIDIGNAASHMTERMGQGVPQADGSIKPEPTMDAAHVANAVVHMADLPLEANVQFMTIMSTKMPFIGRG; encoded by the coding sequence ATGGCGAAGACGGCATTGGTGACGGGGGCCAGCTCGGGTGTCGGAAAGGCGGCGGCGCTGGCGCTGGCCAAGGCAGGTTACAAGGTCGCCATCTGCGCGCGCCGCGAAGAGGCGCTGAGGGAGACCGCCGCCGAGGCCAGCGACCAAGGGGCAGGCGCCATGCTGGTCATCACCTGCGACGTTTCCGATCCCGACTCGGTGGTGGCGATGTTCGCCAAGATCGACGGAGAGTTCGGCCGCCTGGACGTGATCTTCAACAACGCCGGGACCAACGTGCCCGCGACCAACTTCGGCGATCTGGAATGGAGCGCCTGGAAGAAGGTCATCGACGTCAACCTGAACGGCATGTTCCTCTGCGCCAGCGCGGCCTTCAAGCTGATGCAGCGCCAGCAGCCGCAGGGCGGGCGCATCATCAACAACGGCTCCATCTCCGCCCATGTGCCGCGGCCGGGTTCGGCACCCTACACCTCCTCCAAGCACGCAATCACCGGGCTCACGCGATCGATCTCCCTCGACGGGCGGCCCTACGACATTGCTTGCGGGCAGATCGACATCGGCAACGCCGCTTCGCATATGACCGAACGCATGGGCCAAGGCGTGCCGCAGGCCGACGGCTCCATCAAGCCGGAGCCGACCATGGATGCGGCCCACGTGGCCAACGCCGTCGTCCATATGGCCGACCTGCCGCTGGAGGCCAACG